The segment ACTTCAACTTTATAAATTAAAAGAGCTAGAATAGTAGATACACCGAATGTATTTGTGTGAGTTATCTTGTTTATATTTCAAACTAGAAACAGAGATTTAAATCATTCTATTTTAAcctataattttaaaatttaatgtGGAGTTGGAACTGGAACTCCGACAAACAGAGTCTTGTTCTAAGAATTATGCGGAGGAAAGAAACTTGTACATACGACTAGTTTATATACAGCAGTACAAAACAAATTAGGAGAGGGTTTTAGCAAAGGAGAGCTACGTGTCAAGCATTATACAATGGAGTGGGACCTACCTGCAAAGGGAGATAGAAGGTTGGTGAGAGGCTTACTTCCTTACAATTAGTTTTGGTGACCTGACCCGCACAGAAGAGAAAACGGTGACTTGCACacatattgatagtaaaaaatggTATGGCTCAGAATTTTTTAATACCGGATGTTTTGGTGTATTAGGTTGTATCATCAGTAGGACATCCGATGGGTAGAATAGGTCAGTGTGAGTGATTTGCAGAGAGTTTTGGTCTCTGAAAATTATTCCAGTGAAGTTTCTAATGTGTACATTTGTACATAGAAATATCTGGTGTTCATTAAATAGAGTTTAGGGGTTTCAACCCGGATTAACTCATCAGATGTTCCTTTATTCAAAATTTTATTCTCACCAAAACATCCAGTGTTCAAATCGAGTTCGGGAAGTTTCAATATATCAGAACATTTAATATaaggatcggaacatccgattaaTTATTTTCGGCCAAAATGAAAGGTTGATGTTTGTAAAAATCAGATCTTCTGACCCTATGAACTTGCTTTCACaaaatatgaacagttaaaTGGGTCGTGCCGTGTCAACCCGTCGTGCTACGGCTCCGACCTAGACACGGCCCAAgtcgtcgtgccgtgccggctcgACCCGTTAGCCGTCGTGCCGTGACGTGCATAGGCTGTACCAGCAGTATCATGCCTCAGATCGACCCACATTGCACCAcccatttgaagttatttagatgcccaaataatcgtttaaagtttcggattgcagatatcaaaagaattacatatgctcatatgttcagtagtcgttctctggtgtgatgTTGGGGAGGGTTCGCGCGACCCGataggtttcgagttcgagtgccaaaaactgCGTAGCACGCGTATTTCGTGCGAAAAAACACGTGACTTGTGAACCGCCTGCggtaatagatttccacagacggtcaCTTTTGCGCATGTGAAAAttgttcatttctacaggccttcgatcgcAGCCGGGTACACTAAATGCCTGTGAAAATGAGTTAccacccgcctctaaaaataatttttgttgtagTGACTGTGCCAATTTTTACTGATCAGAACGGTGGCAAACGGCTCCAGCAAAGTCTCTATCGTACTGCTACAGtgaaaaagagggagagagaggtacTTAAATTTGAGGTTGTATCCTCTCTTATCACTATTTACAGAGAATGATCATAAGTTTGAAAGGATGAGAAAAGTAATGTaaggtagaaaataggatatgtgctggagatgaaaaaaatatgaagtcTTGTAATAATGTTAGGGgatgctataataatattataggagACGAATTTTAAAGTATCTACTAAAGATGACCTTAGAGAGAGATATGTTGCTACTTGCTGGAATGCTGCAAAACACGTGGATGGGCATTTAATTTGATGCCTGTTGGAATGCTACATCGAAGTGTCTGCCAGCTACTCATTAtaacacgaaccggcactgatagtcgatattagtgccggttctagccacgaattGACACTGATAATTTCTTAGTATAAAGGAGGTATACaaattgaatgtcttaacttatttcttTTGTAGAATAGAGGTACATAAGTGCAGGACGGACGACATCTACcatgcatgtgggattcatcaacCCTTTTAAAGTAAACCCGACAACGatccaaaccaaaccaaaagaAATCGAGGACTATGCATTAGAGTATAttttggagctacaattgaagaaatacatatttttacctTACCACTTTAGGTATGTGTTTTCCTCCATGAATATTCTACtatttttgagcaatacaacaTTAGAAATTAGGATCAACTAATCTATGGTGATATATGTGCAGTTATCATTTAATTCTTCTTAtcatccagtcagatattagcaagatcattgttttggactcacaaaataatccaaaagaaaactACCATCCGTCATTggcttgctacaaaggtaaacttgATCATTTCGTTATtgttcttgtaatatttgatttgactaaatctaagtctacttatgataataatcacacacatacaggttgtacacatgatatatcaagaagagtgttagacactgATCATACGCGAAAGAATGGTTAGTGCAACACAATTCTCCTTGTAGGAATCAGGGCatgggcaacaatttatgtggtttttatatATGAGAATTCATGTATGGATTCCCTGAAGACATGCCACTCGAGGAGACCGATGCTGAGGTAAGCGGTATACATAATGATAACTAATTTTTAGGTCTGATACCTGTTCATAAGGATTAATATCTTCAATTTTTAAAACTGTAGTTGCTCAAACTAGCCACAGATTGACTATTGCCTATTGAAATGAACGCACTTCAAGAATAATTTATCAGGTTCATCAATAATCATGCCATCAATCCAATCTGCGAGTATCATAAAATTGATTGGTCAACCTCATTACCTTCATCTAACAAGAAAAGACAGAGTTCAGGCccttcgattagcaagaaatcttaaacttcttatccttattgtaatgaaacttgacatgtatgcggtgtatatatactgtgatgagacttgatattttatgatttaaatttatatgtgcttgtgtatatatgctgtgatgaaacttgatatctcgtgaattaaatttatatgtgcgtgtCTATAAGTATGTTGTACACTATTGGCGGCAAcggtcaaaatttgaaaatagccACGCTATTGACGGCAACCACCAAAATTTAAAAAGGGCGAGAAAcaaatatcactgtcggttaatAAATCAACCGATCGATATTGATAGTCcacatatcactgccggttagaGTCATAAATCAACAGTGATCAGGACTTTTAGTGCTGGTTCCATAACCgatactgactatcagtgctgagtaatcagtggTAGTTTAATATTCATCACTGATGTTAATtttgaaccgtcactgatgacatgtCTGTAGcagtagagggagagagagatgcagATGGCTCACACGACATGCTTTGCACGTTGCTGCTCTTTTGGGATCTCCTTCACCTTCTGCATGTTCGCAATATCTATTGAAAAAGCACTGAAAATTCCTATTAGTTGTTTTTGGGGTACCTTCCATCTATCCTGTATATGCGGATGATGAAATGAATGAGGTTAGAGTAGATATACTTTAGAAgttttgaaaaattctaaaaaaaatcacacatgtAGAGTAGGTGATCTTACACAAGGGTGCCAAATTTCAAGATCAAACTCAACTCCATTTATCAAATTTGTATCTTCTAAACATAGTTCATTTTGATCTTGAAATTTTACTTGCTAAGATCACCTTCGACTCTACGTGTGTGtgatttctttttagaaatttcTAAAGCTCTAGATATAGCTTAATTTAGGAGAGGTTTTCACGGTTCCATCGAAGAGGTGATTATTTTCCCATCCATGCTTCCAGCGATAGGAGGGCTGTCTGCATAATTGGAGTCTTTTCTATTGGGTTGAAATCTGGGCGTGAACTTGTGTAAGGATCTGGTATGTGGATTTAATTTCTTTATCATCCAAAGGACACACCTGGAGGGGAACACACCAAATAATTAGCAACAACTATAGATTACCTCCTACAATGGAAGAGACTAAAACAAGtacttttttttaaacgaaACTAAAACAAGTAATTAGTCACCATATGATAGCCCGAGCTATCAGGCGGGCAGTAGCCTGATTGGCAACACCCACATGGCGTGGTGAGTCGGGGGTTTCGATTCCCCCTCCCGCATCTTCTCTGTAAAAATTTTTCAAAGAAAGTCTTAGATAAAGAGGGGCCTaactgtaaaaaaaaatgatagccCGAGCACCTCGAAAGAACATGACATAAGGCACCGTCGTAGAAACCCCAGCAAAAAGATCCCACAAGGCACAACCATCTGAACAAGCAAGAAATTATGGGAAGCAACTTTCCATGCACTAAAAATAAGTGAGAAAAAGCGAGTGTGTCGTTTTTGATGGAGTATTTTTATGATCTGTTTGACAAAACTTcaattttatgaattattaGAGCTAGAGCTATAGGTACACCGAATGTATTTGTGTGAGTTATCTTGTTTCTATTTCAAACTAGAAACAGAGATTTAAATCATTCTATTTTAAcctataattttaaaatttaatgtGGAGTTGGAACCTGGAATTCCGACAAACAGAGTCTTGTTCTAAGAATTATGCGGAGGAAAGAAACTTGTACATACGACTAGTTTATATACAGCAGTACAAAACAATTTAAGAGAGGGTTTTAGCAAAGGAGAGCTACGTGTCAAGCATTAGACAATGGAGTGGGACCTACCTGCAAGAGGGAGATAGAAGGTTGGTGAGAGGCTTACTTCCTTACAATTAGTTTTGGTGACCTGACCCGCACAGAAGAGAAAACGGTGACTTGCACacatattgatagtaaaaaatggTATGGCTCAGAATTTTTTAATACCGGATGTTTTGGTGTATTAGGTTGTATCATCAGTAGGACATCCGATGGGTAGAATAGGTCAGTGTGAGTAATTTGCAGAGAGTTTTGGTCTCTGAAAATTATTCCAGTGAAGTTTCTAATGTGTACATTTGTATATAGAAATATCTGGTGTTCATTAAATAGAGTTTAGGGGTTTTAACCCGGATTAACTCATCAGATGTTCCTTTATTCAAAATTTTATTCTCACCAAAACATCCAGTGTTCAAATCGAGTTCGGGAAGTTTCAATATATCAGAACATTTAATATaaggatcggaacatccgattaaTTATTTTCGGCCAAAACGAAAGGTTGATGTTTGTAAAAATCAGATCTTCTGACCCTATGAACTTGCTTTCACaaaatatgaacagttaaaTGGGTCGTGCCGTGTCAACCCGTCGTGCTACGGCTCCGACCTAGACACGGCCTAAgtcgtcgtgccgtgccggctcgGCCCGTTAGCCGTCGTGCCGTGACGTGCATAGACTGTATCAGCAGTATCGTGCCTCAGATCGACCCACATTGCACGAcccatttgaatatttttaGGCCTAAGTCAAGAAAGCCTGGGGAGCTAAAATTGTGGCATCAGATCAAACGGAGCCTAAGAAATTATGACACACCTAACATGTTGCATCGCAATGTTTGGCGTTTAACCAAACAACTGTTCACAAGAGTATTATAAACTCTTATCGAAGCCAGCATATTCgtgttcttgtttttcttgttttgcCGGTCTCTAATGAGGTAAATAAACTACTGCTACTAGTAACTGTCTGTAAGATCCTTCTGCTTTGGAGATCTGAACCTTAATTTAGATCGAGACAGGGACATAGGAGGTACGTGTGTTTGTTTGTGGTTGTAGGAAGACTACTGGAAGGATCGGTCGACAGATGGGTGTGTTTATTGTGTGATAAGCGCTTAGATCTAACTCCGAATTAAACACACACTGATCATGAGTGCGGCATATACCTATCTATCTATGGCCCTGCCCCTGCTGCACTGCACACTAGTCGTCGGCTGCTAGTGCTAATTAAGTGATCACTCTCAACTAACTATCGACCATCTGCCCCAGCAACCAACTACCTCCTGCCCAGCTATTAACCTCCTGCCACCGACGACTGGAGCTccagagcatgcatgcatccatctcGGCCTCATCACTCACACACAGATCGAAACCCTATTTAAAGAGCAACATCCCCTGCACTGTCCTCACCAGCGCTTGCTCCATCCATCTCTCAGTAACAAGCAAGCAACTTACCAAGCAGAGTCTTCTTCCAAGAGATCGAGATCGAGATCGGCATGGCTCGCGCTCAGCTGGTGTTGATCGCTCTCGTGGCGGCGCTGCTGATCATCGCGGCCCCGCACGCCAACGCGGCCATCAGCTGCGGCCAGGTCAACTCCGCCATCGGACCCTGCCTCGCCTACGCCCGCGGCACCGGCGCCGGCCCCTCGGCGGCATGCTGCAGCGGCGTCAAGAGCCTCAGCTCCGCCGCGGGGACCCCCGCCGACAGGCGCACCGCATGCAACTGCCTCAAGTCGGCCGCCGGGAGGGTCAGCGGGCTCAAGCCCGCCAACGCCGCCAGCATCCCCTCCAAGTGTGGCGTCAGCGTCCCGTACACCATCAGCACATCCGTCGACTGCTCCAGGGTCAGCTGAACGACGaccctgcatgcatgcatgcatagccGATGCCGTTCGTCCGCTTTACATATCTATAACTCTACACAATAAAATCTCTCCTCCGTCGTGTACGCTACCATACGCTTGGTAGTGTCCGTACGTGCATCTCAGAGAGGAGTCACACGTGTCTTCGTTATGTTTTGTGCCTGCAGAGGTGTGTTTATACCTCCTTTTGGTATACTCCATGTAcctcttttttttatattcCATGTGTGTTTGTTCGACGATTTTCAATGCTTATGTCTGTGTTTAATAGTTTTCCTATTTTTCTACCGCTCGAAATTAAACCAACTTATTCTTCAATCACCGTCTTGGTTCTTGGGTCAACATTCAACTACTTACGGGTTTGACACGAGACTAATAAGATGGTTACTGAAAAATAAGATGGTTTTTATCACTTAAAAAATAGTcgcaacattttttttatgtttctccTGTAGCAACGATCTTTTTTTGTGCAGATATATGCATATAACTGACTTACAGCAAAAACAAAAGGCCATCTAAACAAATTCCAAAAAGTAAAACATATACTTatataatctaattaattagagGCTTCTTCAGAAGCTCCACATTAATCCCAAGACAGAAGCATCAAGAAAAGATATACTAGAAATcccaaaaagaaaagcaaaatatcAGACCCTTGAGTTGGCTTCTTAACAAAACATGATCGATAGATCTTACTAAAATATGATCGATGGATCTTATTAGAATCCTCAATAAATAAATGTGCACAGTGGTAGAGCCAGGAAAATAAGACTATAATCTGGGCAAACTTAGCAATACTTTATTACTAAAAATATGCTCTAATTTATAAAGCAACAttcaaatattaaaaattcgaaaaaaaaggaaaaatgacaATGATTACCTCAAAAGCTCCATTGACCCACCAATAAATATTCAACCATAGTACCATGGCTTGGCACCAGCAACTTTTGGTCTTGAATTTCTCGATCGATGAGCAAATTTAAACGGGAATGTATAATTTCATCAATAATCTCTCCATGCTGTGATGCATGCCTTTCCAGTGTGAAGTAAGGGAACAGGCCGCTGGCTTCCAAATAGTAGCATTTTTTGTATGCTTTGATTTGCCTTTCCAGTAATGAGACATGTGCCTTTCAGATTAGTTGGTCTGGGATACCAATGCTTTTATGTAGCATGGTTGAATGTATCATTGAAAGATGTATCATTGCCATTTGATGGAGTTCAGATAACTATTCTTGTGGTCATACTGTTGTAAGGTTTGTATTCAGGATGTTGTGTTGTGGCATATTTATGCCCAATGGTCCTTTCAACTTGCTGAGTGTTCATGTGTTGCAACGGAATCTCTTGTAAACccacattcttttttttttgtcatttagAGTTTAGTAATTGTAGCATTTATTCGAGATTCATGGCAATAGGTAGAAATAATTACCTAATTACCTGTGTTtactctctatctctctctcaacATTTGCTCTGCTCTCTGATGAggattattttttatcttgaaGTTGATATATGTTGGAACAATCTTGGAGATACTATTGACCTTGGTGTTAGAACTGCTAAGAAATGAATTAAATGAGTGACTTGAATAAATTGTGATTGGACACAGTTTCGAAACCTGTTGCACGAGCTTACACTACCAAAAAATCATTCAATAACGAACAACAGGTCCATGTTAATCGATACTAGCTTGTTGATACATATATAATTGTCATCTTTCATTAGTTGGCCAATCATGTATTTGAAATTAAAGCGGTATTGGGTGTAAAGTTTAGGAAGTTGCAATGAACGAGCACCTTACTAATATCTATGATGCAACTCTTGGAATTGTCTTTTCTTTGCTACTAAATGCATCTACCTCTTGAAAGATAATATAAGAGCATGTTTAATAGGATGCTTATATTCTGTCCATATATCACATCTTTTACATGTGGAGGCAGAGAGACAAGATGGAGGATGAGCACGCCCCTGATCCATTGAGAACTTGAACAATTGATTGgggtcaaagaaaaaaaaaatcacaacagaGTTATGTTTTAGCAAACCTTGATGGTGAATTAATTGACCATTTGATCCTAACACTTGAGCCAAACCTACTTATTTGATATAAGGAAGGAGCCGAGTTAGTGTGATGCAAACCATTTCCATTTTTAATAGAAGGGGCAGTATATACATGTTGACAAATTGGCATATGTATTAGTAAATTGAAATTAAGAAAACTAAAAGCTAGTCCTGAGAAAGACTAATGTTTTGTATGGGGGATTGAATGGCCGGCCACGTATGTTGATAAGAGGTCCATATCATACTCTGAGGAACTAAATATCACACACTTGAGACCGTCCACGAGACAGAGCGATGGGAACAATCTCGCTAGCTAGTTGAAAAATATGCACGGAATTAGCAATCTAATATTAGCGACTATGGGAATATATGAATAAGTTGAACTCCTTTATATTTTCTAGAACGCAAAAAAAAGCTGGTGGGCCTGTCGAGTACTTCACTTGTCATATCGTTTTTCCACAAAAGAGTACGGCATTTCCTTTGTACAATGTTTATTCAATTAACACAGTAAAGCTACGTTTAATAGCCATAAATCAATGTTTAGCTGCACCTCTCTTTTCCCCTCTATTCCAACTGTTTCCTTTGTACAAGGTTTATTCAATTATTTGTTTTCAATTTGGCTGCAACCATaaaacatgcatgcacatcATATAAAATAATATCCCACCTTTTATTCTCATTTATTTTGCATCATCGTCCATGCAAATTATTATCTTTAATTTTCCCATGTCGCTTTGTTGTGTGGGGGTGGCGCCAAGCCGCCAAGCCAAGAAGAGGCTCAAAGCTCTAGACTCAATTGAGCTAGGTGTCGACGATTAATAAAGCACCGATCTTACGAATACGTGATGAGTATAGGGATACCCTTTCTTGCCGAATCAAGCATCAAAGACAAAGATTTTATACAGGTCCAAGCCTCCTGGTGGATAATAACCTTACGTCATATatgtgttcttgtattgatctttgagactAAGTACAATGGGGATGTGGCTAGCTTAGATGTGATTTAAAACTAGTTGAAGGATCCTTGTGTGTCGTCTGACGAGTTGTTTATGTAGATCGCGATTGTGGATATGATTGCAGATGCAAATGGATTGTTGGCTTTTGGATCGCTTGTGTATTGCCTGTCCTTCTCTGCACGGCCCTCCGGCTCCATATA is part of the Phragmites australis chromosome 12, lpPhrAust1.1, whole genome shotgun sequence genome and harbors:
- the LOC133887092 gene encoding non-specific lipid-transfer protein 1-like: MARAQLVLIALVAALLIIAAPHANAAISCGQVNSAIGPCLAYARGTGAGPSAACCSGVKSLSSAAGTPADRRTACNCLKSAAGRVSGLKPANAASIPSKCGVSVPYTISTSVDCSRVS